From the genome of Pseudomonas yamanorum, one region includes:
- a CDS encoding aldo/keto reductase, producing MSIETIKIPGIDKAVSRIALGTWSMGGSMWGGADNEVSIKTIRHALDSGINFIDSAPVYGLGLSEELIGRALHGVRHNAVIATKAGLQWDDGTVRRNATAQRIRKEVEDSLVRLETDYIDLYQIHWPDPLVAQEETACELEKLRREGKILAVGVSNYSPAQMDDFRQYTHLDTVQPPYNLFERAIDSDILPYAKQNALVVLAYGSLCRGLLTGSMHAATRFNGDDVRKLDPKFKAPRFEQYLAAVAALDVYARECHGKSVLALALRWVLDQGPTIALWGARRPDQLKGIEDAFGWQLSADDLQHIDRILASTIKDPVGPEFMAPAQR from the coding sequence ATGAGTATCGAAACCATCAAGATCCCGGGCATCGACAAGGCCGTTTCGCGGATTGCCCTGGGCACCTGGTCCATGGGCGGCTCGATGTGGGGCGGTGCCGATAATGAGGTCTCGATCAAGACCATTCGCCATGCGCTGGACAGCGGCATCAACTTTATCGACAGCGCGCCGGTCTACGGTCTCGGACTGTCTGAAGAACTGATCGGCCGCGCCCTGCACGGTGTGCGCCACAACGCTGTGATCGCCACCAAGGCCGGGCTGCAATGGGACGATGGCACCGTGCGCCGCAACGCCACGGCCCAGCGCATCCGCAAGGAAGTCGAAGACTCGCTGGTGCGCCTGGAAACCGACTACATCGACCTCTACCAGATTCACTGGCCCGACCCGCTGGTGGCCCAGGAAGAGACCGCCTGCGAACTGGAAAAACTGCGCCGTGAGGGCAAGATCCTGGCCGTGGGTGTGAGCAACTATTCGCCCGCGCAAATGGATGACTTCCGTCAGTACACCCACCTGGACACGGTGCAGCCACCCTACAACCTGTTCGAGCGGGCGATCGACAGCGACATCCTGCCGTACGCCAAGCAAAACGCCTTGGTGGTATTGGCCTACGGTTCGCTGTGCCGAGGCTTGCTGACCGGCAGCATGCACGCCGCCACGCGTTTTAACGGGGATGATGTGCGCAAGCTCGACCCGAAATTCAAGGCGCCACGGTTTGAGCAATACCTGGCGGCGGTGGCGGCATTGGACGTGTATGCCCGCGAATGCCACGGCAAATCAGTGCTGGCCCTGGCATTACGCTGGGTGCTGGACCAGGGCCCGACGATTGCGCTGTGGGGCGCCCGTCGTCCGGACCAACTGAAAGGCATCGAGGACGCATTCGGCTGGCAGCTGAGCGCCGACGACCTGCAACATATCGACCGTATTCTCGCCAGCACGATAAAAGATCCGGTAGGGCCGGAATTCATGGCCCCTGCCCAGCGTTAA